TCAACTTAAGAGTAAGGAATATGAGTTACCCTACTACCGATCGCATTTGGCGCTGCGCTACGCGCAATCGCATCTTTAGTCAGTGGCAATGGCGACTGGTAATCCTACTGATCTTGCTAGGAATTTTTGGTATTAAACATTTACCATCTGTAGCCAAATCTTACCAAAGTCCAAGCTCTCCTCAAGCAACACAAAAGAATTCCCACCCAGTATTATTAGGGCTTTACACTCCAAACTATCTAGGTTCGCAGCGTACTATCGATCGAGAGTTGCGCCAGTTGGACGATTGGGCAGGTAAGCGTCATTCACTGGCTGGATTTTTTATGGATATCGAAGACTCGAATCCTGCATACAATATCACAAACCGCTTAGAACTCCTACGTAGTAATGGTTACACTGCTTTTATTAATCTAGATTCGACGCGCTCAGCAGCACAAATTGCTAGAGGAGATGTTGATAAATTATTACGAAAACTAGCCCAAGCCTACGCTGTCTGGACAAAGCAAGGATCGGGACGGATGGCATTTATTGCGCCATTCCAAGAAATGAACATTCCTGGAGAAACTTATAGTAAAGATCCTCAAAATTTTAAGCTGGCGTACCAACGTCTCCAAAAAATCTTTGCCGAAGCTGGTGTTGCTCCTCACACAGTGCGATGGGTGTTTGCACCGAATGGTTGGAGTGAAAATGCACAGCATCGATTTGAAAATTATTATCCAGGCTCAGAGCGAGTCGATATTGTGGCGTTTAGTGCCTACAACTGGGGACATTGCCACAATGCAAGTTGGAAAAAGTGGAGTGAACCACAGGAAGTTTTTGAATCTTATATTCAGCGAATGCGAGTGATGGCTCCTGGTAAGCCAATTTTTATTGCACAAACTGGTAGTACGAGTCATACACAAAGTGGTGCCAAAAGTAGTGCAAAAGATCAATGGTTGCGTAACTCATACACGCAGTTAGTTGCTATGGGAGTGCGAGGTATTATCTATTTCAATATTGATAAAGAATGTGATTGGGCATTCTACAACGATCGCAATCGTAATTCAGTTGGTTATCGCGATGCGATCGCAAACTCCGCATTTAGTTACGTAGCACCTGCGGATCTAGCACGAATGGAGTCGCGGTAATGGCTGGGATGTGGGTGGCAATAACTGGGGTAAGTATCATTGTGCCGTCGCTTGTCACAACACAGCATTTGGTTTGTTCTCGTACAGATGCAGAATGCTGGCGTAGTATTTCTCATTCTTGGCGATCGCCATCATTTTTGCTTGCTGCTCCTGATAATTTTAATCCTGATTTGCAACCGCAACCTTCCGCACCAGCACCAACAGAAACTCCTGTTGAAAAGCCACAAGTTCCTAGCGTTCCTTCACCAACACCTAGCTCTCAACCAACTATTTCAGTACCAAAACCAATTCCTGTTGAAAAGCCACAAGTTCCTAGCGTTCCTTCACCAACACCTAGCTCTCAACCAACTCCTATAACAAATGCTGCACCTCGATTAACACAGGAAGCAGATCAGATTGCTGCCAAACGTGCTTGGAAGTATTTTGAGCGCAACTGGAATCCAAAAACAGGTTTAGTGAATGCTGTCGATAATTTTCCGTGGACAACATTATGGGATCAAGGTAGTGCAATACTCGGAATTCATGCAGCACGACAGTTGGGGTTACTACCTGCAGGTGTCTTTCACAAGCGGATCGATACACTATTACAAACATTAGAAAGATTACCGCTACCAGCAACAGGCTTACCTAATAAAGCCTATAGTACGCACACTGCTCAGATGCGGCAACTTGATAATACTCCCGATCCTCAAGGTAAAAGTGGTTGGTCAGCATTAGATATGGCGCGTTTTTTGGTAGGGCTACACGTATTACGCGAACATTATCCCGAATATAGCGATCGCATTCATCGCATTACCAAACGTTGGGAGTTAGCGAATCTTGTCAAACATGGTTGGTTAAATGGTGGTATTTCAACTGCTAACGGAAAA
Above is a window of Gloeocapsopsis sp. IPPAS B-1203 DNA encoding:
- a CDS encoding DUF3131 domain-containing protein: MAGMWVAITGVSIIVPSLVTTQHLVCSRTDAECWRSISHSWRSPSFLLAAPDNFNPDLQPQPSAPAPTETPVEKPQVPSVPSPTPSSQPTISVPKPIPVEKPQVPSVPSPTPSSQPTPITNAAPRLTQEADQIAAKRAWKYFERNWNPKTGLVNAVDNFPWTTLWDQGSAILGIHAARQLGLLPAGVFHKRIDTLLQTLERLPLPATGLPNKAYSTHTAQMRQLDNTPDPQGKSGWSALDMARFLVGLHVLREHYPEYSDRIHRITKRWELANLVKHGWLNGGISTANGKILQVQEGRLGYEQYAAHSLKLWNLEADKALSQPPIKTVSVDGIMLEVDQRNFKNSGATNYLTNDPYLLWGLELGWSDAVKPQVNKLLQLQAQRFQRTGILTAVNEDSLDRPPYFLYYSVYADDQPWHVTDTRGRAYPQLRFLSTKAAFVWFALMPDNPYTKKLRNFVQNLADPHRGYLSGRYEQRHLGVNRSIDINTNAIVLESLLYQARGQRPLVF